A region of Neovison vison isolate M4711 chromosome 7, ASM_NN_V1, whole genome shotgun sequence DNA encodes the following proteins:
- the LOC122914367 gene encoding olfactory receptor 4P4-like, whose translation MGHENITEFILLGLFSDEDAKVACFVVFSLCYIVILSGNLFILLTIRGSRLREQPMYFFLSYLSFMDVCFTSTVAPRLITDLLAEQKTISYDSCMAQMFYAHFFGATEMFILVAMAYDRYAAICRPLHYMVIMNRQVCYVLLMASILGAFLHSILQVLIIIDLPFCGPNEIDHYLCDIFPLLKLACTDTSLLVIVVITTTGMISVVTFVALIISYIIILSTLRTRSSQSCRKALSTCSSHITVVFLFFLPLIFTYVPTADSVSNDKVFALFYTMFAPMFNPFIYTLRNTDMKNAMRKMWCRDTRFEGK comes from the coding sequence ATGGGACATGAAAACATCACAGAATTTATCCTCTTAGGACTTTTTAGTGACGAGGATGCAAAGGTCGCCTGCTTTGTGGTGTTCTCACTTTGCTACATCGTGATTCTGTCAGGAAACCTGTTCATTCTTCTCACCATCAGAGGCAGCCGCCTCCGTGAGCAGCCCATGTACTTTTTCCTGAGCTACCTGTCATTCATGGACGTCTGCTTCACTTCCACAGTGGCTCCCAGACTGATCACAGACCTATTGGCTGAGCAGAAGACCATCTCCTacgacagctgcatggcccagaTGTTTTATGCCCACTTCTTTGGTGCCACTGAGATGTTCATCTTGGTGGCCATGGCCTATGACCGTTATGCAGCCATCTGCAGACCCCTTCACTATATGGTCATCATGAACAGACAAGTATGCTATGTCCTTTTGATGGCCTCGATTCTTGGGGCATTTCTCCATTCAATCCTACAGGTATTGATTATTATTGATCTTCCCTTCTGTGGCCCCAATGAGATAGACCACtatttatgtgatattttccCTTTGCTGAAGCTGGCTTGCACGGACACTAGCCTGTTGGTTATTGTGGTCATTACCACCACAGGAATGATATCTGTTGTGACCTTTGTTGCCTTGATAATTTCTTACATCATCATCCTGTCTACCCTGAGGACACGCTCATCCCAGAGCTGCCGCAAAGCTCTCTCCACCTGCAGCTCACACATCACTGTTGTGTTCTTGTTCTTCCTGCCCCTCATCTTCACGTATGTCCCCACAGCTGATTCTGTCAGTAACGACAAAGTTTTTGCCCTATTTTACACCATGTTTGCTCCCATGTTCAACCCTTTCATCTACACACTGAGAAACACAGACATGAAGAATGCCATGAGGAAAATGTGGTGCCGAGACACACGGTTTGAAGGGAAATGA